From the genome of Methanoregula boonei 6A8:
CGGCCAGTGAGCCTTTAAAAAGGCCGGGATACCGGACGAGTCTTTTGGCCCGACCAGCACATGCCAGCCGCTTGCCTCCTCGGTCTCACCGCTCAGGCGTGCGGCAAGCCCCGGGAGGATCAGGTACCGGTGGCTGACCCGGTCGGAGATTCCGGTATCCTTGAGGACCGCAGCAATCGATTCCGCGTTGAGGTACCGTCCGGCAACAGCACTCTCCACGCTGTTCCCGCCGGTATCTGCCACAATCAGGAAACAGTCGATCCCCGCGGCCTTGATATCGCTTTCCACGGTAAAGTAGGTCAGGGCGTAGTTTGTGGTAATCAGCACCGGGGCATCCGGTTTGGGCGAGCCAAAAATTTTGATGCCGGTATCAACCGAGACTGGTTTTCGCGGATCGGTATAGATGTTAAAGCGCCAGATCAGCTGGGGGAGGAGAACCCATCCCTCAAGGGAATGGAGGATCAGGAGATCTGCATACCGGGAGAGGAGCATCGATGCAGCGCACGCCTCCTTCCACTGGATCAGCTCGTGCGAGATCTCGGGGGAGAGCCACGCGGTAATCGGGGTGCCAAGAAGGGGATAGCCCAGAAGATCGTCGCCATCGGCAAAGACCGCACGGCGGATCTGCGAGAAGAGATGAATCGTGCCCGAGAGGCCGGGCTCGACTGAGGTCCCCGGGTCAAGCACGAGATCGGTCACCCCGTAGGCCACAAGCGTCTTTACCAGTGAGCGCAGAAGTGCGATATCATGGGGGGCCGAGACCACAAGCGGGCAGGCGTACCGCAGGGCAAGCTCTGCCATCTCCTTCCAGTTGTCCCTGGTGGCTGCATAGAGAAGCGGGCGGCGCTCGCGGATATGGGCAAGGCCTGCCGCCATGATCGCAGCATCGTAAGTACAGAGGATGAGAGGAAGATCGGTCTGTGAGGCAACTGCGGTTACGGCTGCGGCAAAGGCAGCCGGGTCATGCCGGGTCGAACGGATCGCAATTGCATCCAGCCGGAGCTCGCGCCCGATGTAGTTGTAGGAGAACTCCGAAATTGCCTTTACCCGGGCATCCCGCTCCTCATCAGAAAGATCATCAGAGATATCCAGGGCAATCGGGGTCGGGTTGTGGTAGGTGAACTCGTGGCGGTACAGCACGTACTTCCCGCCCAGTTTCATGGCCCGTTCCCCGGTCCCGACATGAACGGTCCTGACCGGTGGGGCCATGAGGTTTGAGAGATTCTCAAAATTGGCCCGGTACTCCTCTTTGGTGACCGGCGGGCAGTTATCCACGGCAAGCTCACCGTTTACCACCTTTGTGGCAAAGGCCATGCAGTTGGCCTCCCCGCATTCCCTGCAGTTGGTCTTGGGGAGGAGCTTGTACACGTCAATCGGGCTGATCTCCTTGATCGTCTTTCTTGGTTCGCGTTCCGACATCGTGCTCCTCCCTAGATCTTCATGGTAGCCCAGCGGGCCACATCACCCGGCACCGGCGCGTCTTTCTCGGCAAACATCAGGATCGTATCCTTGCAGGTCCGGATTGCGGCCGGATGCATCATCATGAAGATGTCCACCCCGGCAAGGAGGAGCGTGAGCGCATTTATCGTCTCCCAGAGAGGGCCACGCAGTCCCCGCGAACCGTACTTCCTGTCCATCTTCATCCATGCCTCGCGGGCCGCCCATGCGTTCGTGGATGCAGAGATGGTGGGGTGCTGGAGCTCGGTATCCCCCATCAGGGCAGCGTGCCGGGCCCGCTCGTGGATGGTAAACGAATACTCAAGGCCGTACCCGAGGGCAACGGTGGTGAGGTCCATCACAATGTCCTCGGGCGGGAGATACTCGTAGAGCCGGCGGTTGAGCTCCTTTGCCTTGTTGAGCTCAAGGCCGGTAAAACCGAGCACCGCGTGGTTGTGCTCCTTTGCCGCCCGGGCCACAACATCGAGCGTCTTTGTCTCGGTCATACCGAGCGTGACGGAGTTCAAGAGCAGCCGCTCGCCATCGGCCACCTCAGCTACCCTGCTAAAGACCTGTGCATCCTTCTTTGGGTCACCGCACCCGCCAATGATAAGCGGAACGTCAACGGCCTGGAGCACCTCCTCAACCGTCTTAGCCGCTGCCGCAGGAGAAGCATCCCGGATGAGCGGATCGGTGGACATGAGGTGCACAGTGACCATATCCGCGCCATACTTCTTCACGTTCATCTTTGCCCATTCGGCAGGATCCCCCATGACGTCCTTGACGTTCTCCATGAGCACCCGCGGGAGCTGGGTCTCCATGTCAAAGACATCGAGTGCGAAGACGGGCGGATGCGGCGCGGGGTGATCGGCGCTAACAAAGGGAGGATAGGTCGATCCCCCGATAACAAGTGTCTTGCTCCGGCTGCCTCCATCGGCCTTTGTTGCACCCAGTTTCACCTCGTGGATCCTGCCCGCGAACTCCTCATCGTGCGGGACAAACGTCTCTGCAAAAAGTGAGGCCGGTTTCCGGGGAACGGCGGGCAGGCCCGGGGATGCGGCAGGAATGCCGGCGGGGATCCAGAACTCGAGGTCGCCCACCTCCATGGAGAAGTTCTCCAGTTCAAGGCGCTCCTTACCGGAGAGCAGGGATAGGAGCCGGGAGATCACTTCCTGGCCTGCCTGCGGTTCCGGCACCATCAGATCCTTACGCGGGTTCTTTTCCGGCATCCCTTATGCACCTTCCCCGGGTTTTTTGGGCCGGATCGGCTCGATAATGACCCGGTCCGCGGTGATCTTCGCGTTCTTGAAGATGATCTTGAATCCCCCCGCCATCACCGGGAAATCCCCGCCGGAGAAGACCTGCACGGCACCATTTGTCTCCTCTGCAGGCACGAGCTCTTCTGCCTTCCACCGTTCGGTGACCGGGTGGGACTTGCCGGAAAGGAAGTCGCGGAGTTCGCTTACCGTCTGGACATCCTTCTCGGTTGCGATCCGGCTAAAGAGATCTGTGGGGATAAATGCCCGCATCTGCTCCTTGAGCTCGGCAGGCATCCAGACTACCCTGGCATATCCCCCGTCCGCGGCAAGGAACCGGGGGGAACGCAGGTACTCAAGCGAGATCCCGTGGAACCCGTCCACCTGCCTGCCCCCGGCAGTAGAATCCGCCATGGTGGAGAAGGGCAGACCGTTCACCGTTACGTCCCCATAGCCCCTCATAACGATCCCAAAGCCCTCAACCTCGGGAATGTAGAACGCGATCCCTTCAAAGCAGCCGCAGGAAGTATGCGGGCAGGCAAAGGCGCTGTACAGGAAGATCCGGCTCACGGTGCCAAGCGAGCGTTTCCTTGCGCTCTCATTGATCCCGGTGTACTCGCCTTTTACAGGGTCAACGCACTCTCCTTTGCTGATGGGAAAGATCGGGCCCTTGGGATCGATCCGGGCTGCTGCCCGCCCGTCAAACCAGCTGATGGCCCCGCAGTTTGCGTACCGCTGGGGCGTGATCACGCAGACGTGGCTTGGCGCAAACGACTGGCAGAGGGCGCAGCCATAAAAGACATCCACGTCGTCGTCGGTGAGCCCCCGGGCCCGGGCATCGCGTGCCTCATACGAGGCCATTGCCTCGGCGTACCGGGCAGAGATTGCCTCTTTGTCGGTAAAGAATGTGACCTGGATCTTCTCGATAATCGGAAGCTCATTTTTGAGGAGGTCAATGAGGACTTTTCCCACGTGCGTAAGGGAGGTGAGTCCTTTTGCATAGGCTTTTTTGGATACCCGCACCCAGATATCGTAGCGCTGGTTGAGGTGCATGAAGCCTTCGACATAGTTGGTGTACTCGTGGATCCGGCGCTCGATCACGCCTTCGATATCCTCTTCGAGTTGGGGGCCCGCAATCTCGACAAGGATACCGAGCGGGAACTTTCCGCCCTCTTCCATGGCAGAAAGGTCCGGGCCGACAACCGTGATCGCCCCATCGCGGATCTCCCCGGGCTTTCGCACTTTTACCAGCTCGAACTTCTTTTCCACTGAGGGGCCACCGAGCTCGACATGCATGTCGTTTTTCCGGATCCTCTCACCCACGTGGACAAGCCCGACATCCACCGGCATATTTTCAAACACCTGCCGCGCCTCCCGTGGTTTCTTCGATTATGGCCTCAAGGTTCTCCTGCCAGTCCTTTTCGGAGAGGTTGGCAAACGACCAGGTGGCATTGGGCTGGTATTTGTTGTCCAGCGTGATCGTCCTTGTATGCGGGGCAAAGTGCTTGAGCCCGGAAAGAAGTGTCCAGGCCATGGGATACGGGAGGCCGGCGATGATGGCAAGATCACAGGGGCCCTTTCCCCCCGGCCCTTCCCAGACAGGATCCGCGATCCTCTGGCCGGCCACAACTGCCGGTAAGATAAGGGCATTCATGTATCCCCTCTCTACGAGGGCCCGGTTAACGTTCCCGGTGGCAATGACCGGGATCCGGTACGCCCGGGCAAGCACGAGCAGGTAATCAACAAGCTTCCGGTCCCCGATCTCTGCTGATGCAGATTGGTTCCCAAGCAGGAGCACCGGTGACCGGGCGCGGCCGATCACGGCTTTTGCCATGGCCGGCTTGGTGATCACGGTAGCTTTCTTCGGGCCGCCCACCTCGGCTGTCTGCCAGGGATCTGCTGAACTCATAGCCGGCCCTCCCCGGGCATATCACGGGTAAGCAGGGTCGGGTCCGGTATGGGCTGTTCCTTCCAGCCGGACTGGGAAAGAATACCCGTGATCTCACCTTTGAGGGTCACAGGAATATCTGCGGTAGTGCGGATATAGCGCGGGATGTCTTCCGGCAATGCGCCGTGGCTGCGCTGGTACAGGTCAATGTAGTGCGTGAGCTTCATTGCCCGGCCCCGGGTCGTGTCATTGGGCCGCATGCAGAGCTTTGCCACAAGCACCATTGCTTCTTCTTTTGTCTCGGCGGCCACAAAGAGATGCTCCGGGGCCGGGCCGGCATAGACTTTCTCGCCGGTCCGCTGGTCGTGAACATACCAGTCCTCATCGCGGTCAGCCCGGCCAAGGAGCATCCGGCGGTACTTGGTGCCATGGGGGCCGACCACCACAGGGATCCCAAGCCGCCAGAACCCGCTTGCGATTGCCGCCGCCTTCTGGGACATCGCACCCCACGCAACACCTACCGCACCGACACGGTTGTGGACATAGTCGGCGATCTCGGCATAGTTCCCGCGCAGGTTGCGTCGGGCAAAGATGCTTGCGATCTTGATGGTTGCCCCGGCGATATGGGCGTTTGCGACACAGGAACCGACATTCACGATCCCTCCTGCAGTAAAACTGCCCGGGAACTGCTCATAGGGGGTCTTTCCCTCCTCGTCCCGGTACATCCCAATCGACATCGCGGCACAGCCCGAGGTGCAGACAATGTACCGGCGCTTTGCAAACTCCACGCTCATTTCGGCGATTTCTTTTCCGCCGTTTGCGAAATTGGAGCAGCCGACAAATGCCACAACGCCCGGGATCTCCCCGAGAACGATGGGCCCGCCAACGTTGCGGATCTCGACATCCTGAATAGCGCCCCGCCCAGTCCGGATCACGAACTTCTCGTTTTTGATCTTCTCTGCGGCTGCAGCCACGATCAGCGAATGGACCGGGATATCCTGCGTGCAGGCATGCTCGCACCGCCCGCATCCAACACAGGTCTCGTACAGAAGAGAAAGAAGCGAGAGGTCGCCTTCCGCCGCAGCTTTCATACCTTGCGGGATAGCAAGGTCGTTGGGGCAGGCCCGCTGGCAGAGCCGGCACCGGGTACAGTCAGCAGCCTTTTCGCGGACTGCCTCCGGTGAAAGGGCAGTGGAGGTTTTCCTCCGTGCCGGCATCACGGTCCGGGCCACCCGGACTGCCACCTCGCCGGCCTTTTCCGAATCAAGGATCAGGGCACCCTTGGCCCGGCCTGACGAGAGATCGGCAACTATGGCATCCACCGGGTCACGGGTCCGGTCGGGAAGGCCCATGCAGTTCTTATCAGATGTGGCAATAAAGGGCGTGCCGGCAGCCACAGCCTCGTCAAACGCATCGGTCCGGACGCACTGCTCATCTACGACGATCACATCGGGAATCCCACTCCGGATGTACCGTAGCTGCCAGGACATGGGGCCGATGATCTTTGCCCGCGGAGAGTAGCGGGTGGCATCAACCGAGGTGCAGCAGATGCCGGTCACCTCCACCTGGTCGGTAAGGTTCTCCTCCGCAAGGTAATCGATAATGGCAACCGCGGGCGGAACATTATGGCCGATGACCAGGATCACCGGTTTTGTGGTCTCAACTGTTCCCATGCCGAGCGCCGCAAGTGGTGCATCGGGATCGGCTTTCGGGTAACCGAGCGCCGAGATCTGCGCAAGGTCTGCTACCTCCATGCCCACCTGGTCGATCATGCCGGCGTGGAGCACCTTGCTCTCGAAATCCAGGTATTTGCCCTCCTGCCCGGTATGGGTTGCCGCAAGAAGCGACGTGATCTGGCTCTCGCAGTAATCTAGGACGGTTTCAAGATCCGCAAGGATCTGCGGCTTTTCCCCGCAGACAAGCCGGATGACAGGTGCCTCCACCCCAATCGCATTCCCGCCGGGATCAATTTCGCAGTCGCGACCCGAACGCTTGATGGCATAGGTCACGAGCTCACGCGCATGGCTCGTGTGGGTGGCGGCACCGATGCACGCAGTAAGGAGCACGGTCCGGGCCTGCTGGGCCGGCATCGAGATCCCACAGGCTCCTTTTTTGGTGCCGGTAAGATCGCACTTGCCGTAGGTGCACAGGCAGCAGAGATCGCAAAAGGGCATGTAGAACGGTTGGTACCGGGAGAGGAGTGTATGGTCCCACTCACGAAGGGTGGCAAGTGAAGGGTATGGCGTCGGGCCTTTTTCTTCAGCCCAGTCCCCGGCAGAAAGTTTCCCGATAGAAACCGAGAGGTCCCGGATCCGGCCAAAACCGGCATCCAGTTCCTTTATCGACAAAGAGACTTTCTTTTCCGTCACCAGCAGCACAACCGGGGTAAATTGTCACCTAAAATACAGGATACTGGTATATATGTACACGTACAGGTTTTTAACCAAATCGACCGGGATACCAAAGGTACGGGTACCGGGGGATCACCCTGAACCGGGTTTCCCGTAACCGGCTCGTTCCATCAGGGTACAGACCGATCGGTATCCCGGGGAATCCACCGGCAGGTCAAGGAGCGGCCGGCCTGCAATGACCGATTCCTGCACCAGGGGATCGAACGCAATCTTTCCCAGGTACTCCCGCCCGGTCTCCTCTTCTGCCCTTGCACCAAGCTCGGCAGGGAAAAGGCTTCCGCCCACCACAAAGAAGCGGTCGAACGCGATCCCGACTTCCCGTGCGATCCGGTCGGCACGTTTGACATGGAGGAAGGATTTGTGGGACGGCCCCAGCACATCGAAGAGATCACTCACGCTGGCCGTCACCTTACGGTTGAGGTGTTCGAGGCCGGCAGGAGAATCGACCAGCACGCACCGGTAGTTTTTTGCAAGCGTTGAGAGCGCCCCTTTGAGCGCTGCATCCGGCATGCAGTAACAACCCTCGATCCACTTGGTCCCCACAGCGATAAGGTCAAAATGCTCACTCTCATACAGCCCGTCCCGGAGCACCCGGCTCTCGATCCTTTCTGTGGGGGCGATACCCGTCATCGTCCCGCCCTTTTTAATGAAGGTCTCGGTCACGAGCTCGGCAATCGTCTTTACCCCTTCGCGTTCGAGATCAACGCCCACCATCTCGGCAAGGTTCTGGTCAGGGTCGAGATCGATGAGGAGAAGCGGGGCCTCTTCCTGCTCAAGGAAAAATTTGGTCTGCAGTGCGACAAAACTTGTCTTACCGGTACCCCCCCGGCCCATGGTTACCAGTGTCTTCATGGGTGTTCTTCCTGATCGGCCATTTCCCGGCTGGTCTCTGAAAGGATCCCGGCGATGGCATCAAGCGCTGCCGAGCCTTTGAGCGCAGCGACTGCTTCCCCGGCTACACCTGCCCGCGTCACCGTCGGGTCAAACGGGATCATACCAGGAACGGGAAGATTCCGGGACCGGGCAAAATCCCGGATAACCCTATCCTGCGCCGGATCCTGGATCCGGTTTCCCACCAGTTCCACCCGGGGGATACCGGCATCCCGTGCCATCTGTGCAATCTTCCCGGCAATGGCAAGCGACTGCCGGTGGGCATCGCTTACCACGAGCATCACATCCACGTTCTCTGCAGTTCCCCGCCCGATATGCTCAACACCGGCTTCCATATCAAGGATAACAACTTCGCGGTGCTCCACCAGCAGGTGGCGCAGCAGGGCGCGGACCACGCTGTTTGCCGGGCAGGTGCACCCGGCACCCATCGAAGTCACGGTGCCCATGACCAGCAGGTGCGGCCCGGCAGGGGTGGGGACGGCATACTTTGTTACTATATCATTCACAGAAAAATTCAGCGCATACACGCCGGGATAGGATGTCCCGGTCTTTGCGGCGATGAGATCCGCGTTCTTCGAGACCGGGATAATGGCATCCGCTTCGCGTGGGGAGAGGCCGAGCAGGAAGGCAAGGTTGGGCGCAGAGTCTGCATCCAAGGCGAGGGTTGTATGCCCGGCGCGGGCAAAAAGGAAGGCCAGACTCCCGGCGAGAAGTGTCTTTCCCGACCCGCCTTTCCCTGCCACTGCGATCTTCATCCCGCACCACACCCTGTTTTTGATATATTGGCAGAACCGGTTTAAGAAACCGGTTACGTTACCAATGATCTCATAGGACACGCCCCGGCAAAAAAACAGATTTGTTGTGGGAATTGAACGGGTGGATCCGCTCCCTTCACCCGGAGAAGTCCCGTACCTTAATGAGGGTAAACGGCCAACGGTATAGGAAGTACGGTGGCTGATGGCTGAACTTCGGATTGTCGGGACTGCACACGTTTCCCAGAAAAGTGTTGATGAGGTGAAAGCCGCAATCGAGGAGTTCCGGCCGGACATTGTTGCAATAGAACTGGATCCTGCCCGGTTTGCGGCCCTCAAGAAACAGGCAAAGGACCCGACCGTGGAGGATGTCCTTGAAGTCAAGAACTTCAACTCGCTTCTTGTCCAGTGGCTCCTCTCCTACCTCCAGCGCAAGATCGGCGTCGATGTTGGTGTTGAGCCCGGGGCCGAGATGAAGGCTGCCATTACTGAAGCAGAAAGCCGCAATATCCCGGTTGCCCTCGTGGACCGCGACATCCGCCTTACTCTGCTCCGGTTCTGGAAATCCATGGGGGTAATCGAGAAGATCAAGATGTTTTTTGCATTAATCTTCTCGATTGCCGAAGTGGACAAGGGAGAACAGATCGATATCGAATCTCTCAAGGACCAGGATATCATCGATGCTGTCATGGAGGAGTTTCACCGGTTTTCGCCCAACGGGGCCCATGCGCTGATTGACGAGCGGGATGCGTTCATCGCCCACCAGCTGGTCATTCTCAAGGCGCAGAGACCGGATGCCCGCATCCTTGCCATAGTCGGTGCCGGCCACCGCCAGGGCATTACGAATTATGTCGAGAAACCGCAGACCCTGCCGCCGTTTGATTCACTCATTAAAGAGCCAAAATCCTTTCCCTGGGCAAAAATTTTCGGTTTTGCAGTCACCGGGCTCTTTGCATTCCTGCTTGCCGCGATTGCATTTTCTGGCGTAGGCTGGACAGTACTCCTGTACGCACTCCTCTTCTGGGTAATCATTCACGGGGTGCTTGCCGCGGTATTTACCCTCATTGCCGGCGGCCATCCCTATTCTGCCCTAACCTGTTTTGCCGTGGCGTGGATGACATCACTTAACCCGCTGCTCCATGCCGGGTGGTTTGCCGCATACGTTGAGGCAAAGGTCAGGAAGCC
Proteins encoded in this window:
- the acsC gene encoding acetyl-CoA decarbonylase/synthase complex subunit gamma, encoding MSEREPRKTIKEISPIDVYKLLPKTNCRECGEANCMAFATKVVNGELAVDNCPPVTKEEYRANFENLSNLMAPPVRTVHVGTGERAMKLGGKYVLYRHEFTYHNPTPIALDISDDLSDEERDARVKAISEFSYNYIGRELRLDAIAIRSTRHDPAAFAAAVTAVASQTDLPLILCTYDAAIMAAGLAHIRERRPLLYAATRDNWKEMAELALRYACPLVVSAPHDIALLRSLVKTLVAYGVTDLVLDPGTSVEPGLSGTIHLFSQIRRAVFADGDDLLGYPLLGTPITAWLSPEISHELIQWKEACAASMLLSRYADLLILHSLEGWVLLPQLIWRFNIYTDPRKPVSVDTGIKIFGSPKPDAPVLITTNYALTYFTVESDIKAAGIDCFLIVADTGGNSVESAVAGRYLNAESIAAVLKDTGISDRVSHRYLILPGLAARLSGETEEASGWHVLVGPKDSSGIPAFLKAHWPPKT
- the cdhD gene encoding CO dehydrogenase/acetyl-CoA synthase subunit delta; the protein is MPEKNPRKDLMVPEPQAGQEVISRLLSLLSGKERLELENFSMEVGDLEFWIPAGIPAASPGLPAVPRKPASLFAETFVPHDEEFAGRIHEVKLGATKADGGSRSKTLVIGGSTYPPFVSADHPAPHPPVFALDVFDMETQLPRVLMENVKDVMGDPAEWAKMNVKKYGADMVTVHLMSTDPLIRDASPAAAAKTVEEVLQAVDVPLIIGGCGDPKKDAQVFSRVAEVADGERLLLNSVTLGMTETKTLDVVARAAKEHNHAVLGFTGLELNKAKELNRRLYEYLPPEDIVMDLTTVALGYGLEYSFTIHERARHAALMGDTELQHPTISASTNAWAAREAWMKMDRKYGSRGLRGPLWETINALTLLLAGVDIFMMMHPAAIRTCKDTILMFAEKDAPVPGDVARWATMKI
- the cdhC gene encoding CO dehydrogenase/CO-methylating acetyl-CoA synthase complex subunit beta, which codes for MFENMPVDVGLVHVGERIRKNDMHVELGGPSVEKKFELVKVRKPGEIRDGAITVVGPDLSAMEEGGKFPLGILVEIAGPQLEEDIEGVIERRIHEYTNYVEGFMHLNQRYDIWVRVSKKAYAKGLTSLTHVGKVLIDLLKNELPIIEKIQVTFFTDKEAISARYAEAMASYEARDARARGLTDDDVDVFYGCALCQSFAPSHVCVITPQRYANCGAISWFDGRAAARIDPKGPIFPISKGECVDPVKGEYTGINESARKRSLGTVSRIFLYSAFACPHTSCGCFEGIAFYIPEVEGFGIVMRGYGDVTVNGLPFSTMADSTAGGRQVDGFHGISLEYLRSPRFLAADGGYARVVWMPAELKEQMRAFIPTDLFSRIATEKDVQTVSELRDFLSGKSHPVTERWKAEELVPAEETNGAVQVFSGGDFPVMAGGFKIIFKNAKITADRVIIEPIRPKKPGEGA
- the cdhB gene encoding CO dehydrogenase/acetyl-CoA synthase complex subunit epsilon, producing the protein MSSADPWQTAEVGGPKKATVITKPAMAKAVIGRARSPVLLLGNQSASAEIGDRKLVDYLLVLARAYRIPVIATGNVNRALVERGYMNALILPAVVAGQRIADPVWEGPGGKGPCDLAIIAGLPYPMAWTLLSGLKHFAPHTRTITLDNKYQPNATWSFANLSEKDWQENLEAIIEETTGGAAGV
- the cdhA gene encoding CO dehydrogenase/acetyl-CoA synthase complex subunit alpha, with translation MLLVTEKKVSLSIKELDAGFGRIRDLSVSIGKLSAGDWAEEKGPTPYPSLATLREWDHTLLSRYQPFYMPFCDLCCLCTYGKCDLTGTKKGACGISMPAQQARTVLLTACIGAATHTSHARELVTYAIKRSGRDCEIDPGGNAIGVEAPVIRLVCGEKPQILADLETVLDYCESQITSLLAATHTGQEGKYLDFESKVLHAGMIDQVGMEVADLAQISALGYPKADPDAPLAALGMGTVETTKPVILVIGHNVPPAVAIIDYLAEENLTDQVEVTGICCTSVDATRYSPRAKIIGPMSWQLRYIRSGIPDVIVVDEQCVRTDAFDEAVAAGTPFIATSDKNCMGLPDRTRDPVDAIVADLSSGRAKGALILDSEKAGEVAVRVARTVMPARRKTSTALSPEAVREKAADCTRCRLCQRACPNDLAIPQGMKAAAEGDLSLLSLLYETCVGCGRCEHACTQDIPVHSLIVAAAAEKIKNEKFVIRTGRGAIQDVEIRNVGGPIVLGEIPGVVAFVGCSNFANGGKEIAEMSVEFAKRRYIVCTSGCAAMSIGMYRDEEGKTPYEQFPGSFTAGGIVNVGSCVANAHIAGATIKIASIFARRNLRGNYAEIADYVHNRVGAVGVAWGAMSQKAAAIASGFWRLGIPVVVGPHGTKYRRMLLGRADRDEDWYVHDQRTGEKVYAGPAPEHLFVAAETKEEAMVLVAKLCMRPNDTTRGRAMKLTHYIDLYQRSHGALPEDIPRYIRTTADIPVTLKGEITGILSQSGWKEQPIPDPTLLTRDMPGEGRL
- a CDS encoding ATP-binding protein, with the protein product MKTLVTMGRGGTGKTSFVALQTKFFLEQEEAPLLLIDLDPDQNLAEMVGVDLEREGVKTIAELVTETFIKKGGTMTGIAPTERIESRVLRDGLYESEHFDLIAVGTKWIEGCYCMPDAALKGALSTLAKNYRCVLVDSPAGLEHLNRKVTASVSDLFDVLGPSHKSFLHVKRADRIAREVGIAFDRFFVVGGSLFPAELGARAEEETGREYLGKIAFDPLVQESVIAGRPLLDLPVDSPGYRSVCTLMERAGYGKPGSG
- a CDS encoding ATP-binding protein, whose protein sequence is MKIAVAGKGGSGKTLLAGSLAFLFARAGHTTLALDADSAPNLAFLLGLSPREADAIIPVSKNADLIAAKTGTSYPGVYALNFSVNDIVTKYAVPTPAGPHLLVMGTVTSMGAGCTCPANSVVRALLRHLLVEHREVVILDMEAGVEHIGRGTAENVDVMLVVSDAHRQSLAIAGKIAQMARDAGIPRVELVGNRIQDPAQDRVIRDFARSRNLPVPGMIPFDPTVTRAGVAGEAVAALKGSAALDAIAGILSETSREMADQEEHP
- a CDS encoding TraB/GumN family protein, with the translated sequence MAELRIVGTAHVSQKSVDEVKAAIEEFRPDIVAIELDPARFAALKKQAKDPTVEDVLEVKNFNSLLVQWLLSYLQRKIGVDVGVEPGAEMKAAITEAESRNIPVALVDRDIRLTLLRFWKSMGVIEKIKMFFALIFSIAEVDKGEQIDIESLKDQDIIDAVMEEFHRFSPNGAHALIDERDAFIAHQLVILKAQRPDARILAIVGAGHRQGITNYVEKPQTLPPFDSLIKEPKSFPWAKIFGFAVTGLFAFLLAAIAFSGVGWTVLLYALLFWVIIHGVLAAVFTLIAGGHPYSALTCFAVAWMTSLNPLLHAGWFAAYVEAKVRKPPVSDFRKIYETESLREMARIPLFKVVLVAALANLGSLIGTVLYFFLVFPLLHIDPGTVISTGVHNMYTWVAGLI